Within the Magnetospirillum sp. ME-1 genome, the region CTGCACAGCATGAATGACCTAGATGTCGGCATGGGCCGGTGTACGCCGGCTGGCCGGAATACGTTGGAGGCATTGAAACATTCAATTGAGCGCCATATGCGGCTCTGCGGATTCAGCCGAGACTAACAGTGTGCCCGAGGGGTGTTATCCCTGGGCGGGCAAGGGGGGAGGGGTATATGGGGAATAAGATCACCACGGCCACAGGCCGCAACGTCAACCCGCTTGATCTTCGACCCGAAGACATCGATATCCGCGATATCGCCCATTCACTATCACTGACCTGCCGGTTCAACGGCCACTGCCGGGTGTTCTATTCCGTCGCCGAGCACAGCGTGCTGGTGTCGAAGCTCTGCCCGCCGAAATTTGCATTCGAGGCGCTGATGCACGATGCGGCCGAGGCCTATCTCGGCGATGTTCCGACGCCGCTCAAGCGGCAGTGGCCGGAATACAAGGAGGCCGAAGATCGGGCCCATGCCGTCATCGCCCAGCATTTTGGTCTACCGGCGGAAATTTCCGAGGTGGTTCACGACGCTGATGGTGAAGCTTTCGGGATAGAAGAAATCCGGTTGCTGGTCCCACCGGGTCAGCCCGGCGACATCACACCTCTTCGCGGGCTGTCGCCGGAGGCTGCTCGGCAGGAGTTTGTGGATCGCTTTTACGAACTTTATGTTGGATGAGCAGCGTTGCCGGGAGGTGTTTCAGCAGCACGTAGCCATCGGGTGCCAGCCCAGGTGTCAGCTTCGGGGCTGATCTCATCAACTCCTCACCCAGGCATGAGTAATGGGTGTTCGATGCGTACAACGCCGCAAGAGCACAAAGCGCGGCATCGAATTGATCGTCATCGATTTCAATATTTTCCACTGCATATAGGCCGATGGCGCCGCACATATCGGCGAGTGATGCAGATTGCTTATTGTCATCGGCGCGGACCCATTCCGCTCCAGTCCATCTTGCCCGACTGGGTTTGTAACCGCTTTTCAGGTCCAAGGAAGGGCATACCTTCTTGATCAGTTTGAGCGAGGCTGCTGGGTAAGTTTCAAATAGGCGAATTCCGAGGCTAGCTGAGATGCTTTCTCCCGGAAGCCCTGATAGAAGGTGCTGAAATCGAGCGACGGGGGCTCCGATCCGATCGGCGAGTGGTGCCATCCCGCCATACGCTCGGTCGATTGGTCGCTTCGTAAGCTCCCAGACGTGGTCAACCTTCGACCCAATCTGAGCGAGTTGCTGGAGATCAATAGGTACATCAACGGCAACTCGACCGGCATTTAGCCAAGCGATCAAAGCCTCCCGCTCTCCGTCCGCAACGGGGGAAAGGCGCACATCGGTTCCGAATTTCCTATCAAACACGTGGCCCGAGAGAATTTGGATGACCGTCTGTCCTGTGTCGTCTTCAAAGGCTTCGGCAACACGAGTTTTCCCAACCGTGTAACCGGCGAGATCAATTCCATACCCACGGTTTGTGCTGCAGTTACAGATGCTTTGCACGACACGCTCATTAGCCCAGTTAATGGCGCCACTGTCGCACAAAGCCCCAAGCATTTACATATTATAGTGGATAAACATCCCCTCCCGAATCGGGCGACCTCTTGCCATGGATATGCGCAAGTTGGTCGGACGAAACGTCAGACGGGCACGTCAAGAGAAGGGGCTGACCCAGGAGCAGCTTGCCGATGCCTCTGGCTTTACTCAGCAATATCTGAGCGAACTGGAGACGGGTCGTAGAAATCCGACAATCGTCTCGCTTTACGAGATCGCCTCTGCGCTGGGCATCAGCCACGTTGAATTGGTGAAGCCAGACGGTAATGAATGAGGAAATTCGGTCGGTTGGGTCCGAGTAACCACGGAGTAACCGAGACCTTCCAGGCATCTGTCGGCTGATGGTTTAATCGGACCCAAAAACGCGAAAAGCCGCGATCTCTCGCGGCTTTCATCTTGAAGTCCGATGGAGCGGGCGAAGGGATTCGAACCCTCGACCCCAACCTTGGCAAGGTTGTGCTCTACCCCTGAGCTACGCCCGCTCAATTCGGCGTGTTCGCTGCCGTTTCCAGCGGCGAGGCCCGGATAATACGAAAAGAATCGGCCGACGCAAGCACTTTTTCGCAGGCTTTTTTCCGGGGCTGCAAATGGCCGGGTTTGGACTTGCCACGGCGGCGGCAACGGTCCATCTATTGCGGGTCGTACCCGCCACCTCGAGGGACCGTAGCATCATGGACCTGATCTTCAATTCCGGAGCCCAGGGCGCCGCCCCGGGTGGAGCCGCGCAAGGGCAGCCGGGCGAACTGATCAAGGACGCCACCACCGCCACCTTCGTGGCCGATGTGATCGAGATGTCCCAGAAGGTGCCGGTGATCGTCGATTTCTGGGCGACGTGGTGCGGACCGTGCAAGACCCTGGGGCCCGCCCTCGAAAAGGTGGTGCGCGAGGCCCGCGGCGCGGTGCGCATGGTCAAGGTCGACGTGGACAAGAACCAGGACCTGGCGGCGCAGCTGCGCATCCAGTCGGTTCCCACCGTCTACGCCTTCAAGGGCGGCCGCCCGGTGGACGCCTTCACCGGCGCCCAGCCGGAAAGCCAGCTCAAGGAATTCGTCAAGCGTCTGATCGCCGGCAGCGGCGCGGGACCGACCATCGACGACTACATCGCCGAGGCCAGGCAGGTGCTGGACGACGGCGATCCCCAGACGGCGGCCGGCATCTTCAACCAGATCCTGCAGGAAGCCCCTGACAACGCCTCGGCCATGGCCGGGCTGCTGCGCTGCCTGATGGCGGTGGGCCAGAACGCCCAGGCGGAATCCATGCTGGCCCGCCTGGCCCCGGAAATGGTCCGCCATCCCGAGATCGCCGCGGTGGCCACCGCCCTGGAACTGGCCAAGAGCGCCGGGGGCGTGGGCGAGGCCGCCGAGCTGCGCCGCCGGCTGGCCTCCGACGCCGACGACCACCAGGCCCGCTACGATCTGGCGCTGGCCTATTACGCCGCCGGCGAGGGTGCGGCGGCGGTGGACGAGCTCCTCGAGCTGTTCCGGCGCAACCGCGCCTGGAACGAGGACGCGGCGCGCAAGCAGCTGGTCAAGCTGTTCGAGGCCTTCGGCCCCACCCATGAGCTGACCGTGGCCGGGCGCAAGCGGCTGTCCACCCTGCTGTTCAGTTAAGGCCGCCATGCAGGCCGACCGCCCCTTGCGCATCGACGACCTGCCCCGCGACCTGCCGGTCTTCGCGGTGTCGGGCGCCATCCTGCTGCCCAAGGGCACCGCGCCCTTCATGGTGTTCGAGCCCCGCTACCTGGCCATGGTCGACGATTGCTTAGGGATGGGTCGCCTGTTCGCCCTGGTCCAGCCGCGCGACGACAAGGACAAGGGCGGCACGGTGCCCGGCCTCTACGATACCGGCTGCCTGGCGCGCATCACCGCCTTCGGCGAGACCGGCGACGGCCGCTACCTGATCACCGCCACCGGCATCTGCCGTTTCCGCCTGGCCGGCGAGGTGGAGGGCCGCGCCGGCTATCGCCGGGTGCGGACCGACTATGTCCCCTATGCCGCCGACCTGGACGGCAGCGACACCGGCCCGGTGGACCGGCGCGGCCTGCTGTCCATCGTGCGCGCCTATCTGGGGGGGCTTGGCATGTCGGCCGACATTGCCCAATTGGAAAAGGCCGACGACGCCGATCTGACGGTCCGTCTGGCCATGGCCTGCCCCTTCGCGCCCGCGGAGAAGCAGGCCCTGCTGGAAGCGGCCAGCCATGCCGAGCGCTGCCGCCTGATGACCACCTTGATCCAACGGGAGCTGCTGAACGAAAGCGGCGGCTCCTCGATCCATTAGGAGCGATCGTCCATGCCCGAGCGTGTTTCGGCCTTCGATACCAAGCTGCTGGAAATCCTGGTGGCTCCCGGCACCCATGCGCCGCTGCGCTATGACGCGACCGCCCAGGAGCTGATCGACGACAAGGGCGGACTGGCCTATCCCATCCGCGACGGCATCCCGATCATGCTGATGGACGAAGCCCGCGCCATCGAAGGAGACGCGCGATGACCATGCCCGCCGAACGCCCCTGGCCCGAGGAAATCAAGGTCGACAAGGCGGCGCGCACCCTGAAGGTCGCCTTCTCCGACGGCAAGACCTTCGTGCTGCCGGCCGAGCTGCTGCGGGTGGAAAGCCCGTCCGCCGAGGTCCAGGGTCATTCCCCCGACCAGAAGCAGCTGGTTTCCGGCCGCATGCATGTGGGGATCATCGGCGTCGAGCCGGTGGGCAATTACGCCGTCAAGCTGGTGTTCGACGACCTGCACGACAGCGGCATCTATTCGTGGGACTACCTCTACGCGCTGGGCGCCAACCAGGACGCCATCTGGGCCGATTACCTGGCCGAGCTGGAGGCCCTGGGCCTGTCGCGCGACCCGGCGCTCAGCAAGGCGCCGCCGCCCAAGGCGCACGGCTGCGGCGGGGGTGGCGGGTCCAAGTCGGGCGGCTGCGGCTGCGGCTGAAACCACTCCCATGTCGAAGACGACGCGGGCGACCCAGGCGCTGGACAAGGCGGGAATCGCCTACGAAGTCCGCCTCTACGAATACGACGGCAACGCCGACAAGGTGGGCATGCAGGCGGCCGAGGCTTTGGGCGCCGATCCCGCCATGGTGCTCAAAACCCTGATGGTGCTGGCCGACGGCAAGCCGGCTTGCGTGGTGGTGCCCTCCGATCGCGAGGTTTCCATGAAGAAGCTGGCCGCCGCCCTGGGGGCCAAGTCGGCCCAGATGATGAAGCCCGCCGATGCCGAACGCGCCACCGGCTACGTGGTGGGCGGCATCTCGCCCTTCGGCCAGAAGAAGACTGTCCCCACCGTGATGGAAGAAGCGGCCTTGGCCCATCCCAAGGTGTTCATCAACGGCGGGGGAAGGGGTGTGCAGGTCCACCTGTCGCCGGCCGACGCGTTGCGCGCCTTAAGGGCCAAATCGGCGGCGGTGGTGGCGTAGTATTTGGGGCTTTCGCCCCAAACCCCAATCGGGAGAAATCTCCCGAACCCTCTCTCGTTTCAAAAAACTGGRGGTCCGGAGGCTGTGCCTCCGGGCGGGTACGGGCGGCAGCCCGGTCTAAAGAGCTTCGCCCTTCATCAGGCGCGGCAGGTCGCCCACCAGGCCCATGGCGTGGCGCATGAAGAAGCGCTTGGTGTGGCCCAGCTGGTGAACGCCGGCGAGTCCTAAGCGGCGCAGATGCTTCAACGGCTCGATGTCGTTGGAGAACAGGCGGTCCAGACCGTCGGTGAGGCCCAGCATCAGCATGGTGTCGAAGCGCCGCCAGCGCTGATAGCGTTCCAGCACGTCCGGCCCGCCGGGATCGAGGCCGAGGCGCAGCGCATCGGCGATGACCTCAGCCAGGGCGGCCACGTCGCGGATGCCCATGTTCATGCCCTGGCCGGCGATGGGATGCATGCCGTGGGCGGCATCGCCGATCAGGGCCAGGCGGTGGTCGATCATCCTGTCGGCGAATTGCAGGGTGAGGGGATGGTGGAAGCGCGCGCCCTCCACGCGGATGTCGCCCAGGAAGCCGCCGACCTTGGCGGCCAGCTCGGCGCGGAAGGATTCGTCGTCCTGGCCGCAGATGGCGGCGGCCACGTCGTTTCCTTCAGTCCACACGATGCCGCTGCGGTTGCCGGCCAGGGGCAGGATGGCGAAGGGCCCGGCGGGCAGGAAGCGTTCGTGGGCGATGCCGTGATGGGGCTTGTCGTGGGCCATGATGCAGACGATGCCGCTTTCATGGTAGTCGCGCCGCGTCACCGTGATGCCTGCCTGATTCCTCAGCATGGAGCCGCGTCCGTCGGCGGCCACCGCCAGGGCGGCGTGGATCTGGCGGCCGTCCTCCAGCTCCGCCTCGACCCGGTGGGCCAAGCGCTCCAGGCGCTTCAGCCGGGCCGGGGCCAGCAGGCTGACCGAAGGGGCGCGGGCCAGTGCCCCCAGCAGCTCGCGGCGGATGGCCGGATTGGGGACGATCCAGCCCAGGGGATCGTCGCCGATGTCCCGGTGGTCGTAATGCAGGTAAAGGGGCGAGGAATCGTCGGTGACGCGGATTTCCAGGATCTCGCCCGCCTCGTCCTTCATGCCGTCCCAGGCGCCGGCGGCGGCGATCACCTTGCGCGCCGTATAGGCGATGGCGATGGCGCGGGAATCCGATCCCGGCCGGGCCAGGGCCTCGGGCGTCGCGGCCTCGACCACGGCGGTGCGGATGCCGGCCTTGCCCAGCGCGCAAGCCAGCAGGGCGCCGACCGGACCGCCGCCATTGATCAGGACATCGACGCGCAAGGGGGAAGAACGGCTCATGAGACTTGTTCTGCCACCCCTGGCGGGCGGGCGCAAGCGGGGCAATGGATTAGGCAATCGCCGCCGAAACAGGCAAACGGGGGGGAAAAGCGCCCAAGATTCGAGCGGACATCAGCCGTCCGTCTCCTCCAACACCTTGGCAAAGCGGTATTTTCCATCAATTTCTGATGAACCGTCGATTTCGGCATGCGGCTTGAATGGGAAGGGGAAGCGGAACATTCGCAAGAAGGCTTGCGACCGATCAACCGTGATTCGTTTTTCCGGCCCGCCAGATCATCGGCGGATTCCGCACCGGGATGACGGATCCTCAAGAATCGCATGGGGACCCAGAGATGAAGCTGATCATGGCCATCATCAAGCCCTTCAAGCTCGACGAAGTTCGCGAAGCCCTGACGCCGCTGGGCGTCCAGGGCCTGACCGTGAGCGAGGTCAAGGGCTTCGGCCGCCAGAAGGGCCAAACCGAAATCTATCGCGGCGCCGAATACGTGGTGAACTTCCTGCCCAAGGTGAAGATCGAGGTCGCCGTCAACGACGACCTGGTGGACCGCGTGGTGGAAGCCATCCAGACCGCCGCCCGCACCGGCAAGATCGGCGACGGCAAGGTGTTCGTCACCGAGATCCAGCAGGCCTATCGCATCCGTACCGGCGAAAGCAACGCGGAAGCGCTTTGACATTTCCGTATTGCGGTGCAAGCCCTCGAAGCCCGGAAGGCCCAATCCTTCCGGGCTTTTGTTTTGTCCGCCGGCGGGGATGAAACGCCTGCGATTGAAGCATTTTCCACGCAATATTAGCGCCGCACAAATTTTGACCACGGCCCGATTTACCTGCCCAAAACTTCATCATGGGCGCGGCCATCCACGGAGCGCCGGCGGTGGGTGGGGGGAAAAATCGCGGAATTCCGGGCCTTTCCGGCACTTGGCACGGTTCTTGTTACTGAGAGGGCAGTCGATCGTGCCCGAGGATCATCAAAGGCCGATCAAACCATTCATTCGCTGAGCCGCTTCGGGGGTAACCATGAGCAATCGTTTGAAGTCCGTCCTGTTAGGCGTAGGCCCCGCGCTCGGCCTGACGCTTCTCGCCTCGGTGGCGGGCGCCGAGGAAGCCGCCGCTCCGGCCGCTGCCGCCGTCGCCGCCGCTCCGACCGCGGTCGATACCGGCAACACCGCCTGGATGCTCACCTCCACCGCCCTGGTGCTGCTGATGACCATTCCCGGCCTGGCGCTGTTCTATGCCGGCATGGTGCGCAAGAAGAACCTGCTCGGCACCATGATGCAGAGCTTCGCCATCACCTGCGTCGTCACCCTGCTGTGGGTGATCGTTGGCTACTCGCTGGCCTTCACCGGCACCAGCCCCTTCATCGGCGGCATGGAGCGCTTCCTGCTGGACGGCCTCGAGAAGGGCTCGCTGGCGTTGCCCAACGCCATCCCCGAATCGGTCTTCATGATGTTCCAGATGACCTTCGCCATCATCACCCCGGCCCTGATCACCGGCGCCTTCGCCGACCGCATGAAGTTCTCCTCCATGCTGGTGTTCATGTCCGTGTGGCTGCTGGTGGTCTACGCCCCCATCTGCCACTGGGTGTGGATGATGGACGAGAAGGGCACCGCCACCGGCTTCCTGGGCGCCATGGGCGTGCTGGACTTCGCCGGCGGCACCGTGGTGCACATCAATGCCGGCATCGCCGGCCTGGTCGCCTGCCTGGTCATCGGCCCGCGCAAGGGCTACGGCACCGACAACATGGCTCCCCATAACCTGTCGCTGTCCATCATCGGCGCCGCCCTGCTGTGGGTGGGCTGGTTCGGCTTCAACGCCGGTTCCGCCGTGGCCGCCGACGGCCGTGCGGGCATGGCCATGGCCGTGACCCAGGTGGGTGCCGCCGCCGCCGCCGTGTCGTGGATGTTCGCCGAGTGGCTGCTGCGCAAGAAGCCGTCGGCTCTGGGCATCATCTCGGGCGCCGTGGCCGGTCTGGTCGCCATCACGCCTGCCGCCGGCTTCGTGGACGTCAAGGGCGCCATCGTCATCGGCCTGGTGGCCGGCGTGGTCTGCTACTGGGGCGCCACCGGCCTCAAGCATGCGCTGAAGTACGACGACTCGCTGGACGCCTTCGGCGTGCACGGCATCGGCGGCATCACTGGCGCCATCCTGACCGGCGTCTTCGCGGTCGAGAAGATCGGCGGCACCGCCGGTCTGCTGGAAGGCAATGCCGGCCAGGTCATGACCCAGGTCTACGGCGTGCTGATCACCGGCGTCTATACCGCAATCGTGTCGTTCATCCTGCTCAAGGCCATCGATCTGGTCATGGGCCTGCGGGTCACCGCCGAGGAAGAGCGTGAAGGCCTGGACATCGCCCTGCACGGCGAGACCGTCCACTGAGAACCCTCAGCCTTCCCGTCGCCGCGGGAGAGAGGCCGAGGAGGGCGCCGGGGAAACCCGGCGCCCTTTTAGTTCATGTGCTCCCCCCTTCCCCAGCTTGGCTTGGCCGGTCCCCTTTCCCTTTGGGCCGGAGGGCAAATTGAGGTAATGAATGTTCCACCAACGTTTGCCTGAGCCTGTGCCGGACCCATGACCATCGCGCCCCATCTCGACGCCCGCCTCGACGGCCTGCCCGACTATCCCTTCGCCCGGCTGGCCAAGCTGCTGGGTGCCCCGGCCAAGCCCGATTCCATCGTCATGTCCATCGGCGAGCCCCAGCACAAGCCGCCCGCCATGGTGGCCGAGGTGCTGGCCGCCAACGCGGGCCTGTGGGGCAAGTATCCGCCGGCCAACGGCCCGGCCGAGCTGCGCCGGGCGGTGGTGGACTGGGCCGGGCGGCGCTATGGCCTGCCCGAGGGGCTGATCGATCCGGAAAAGGCCGTCCTGCCCGTGGCCGGCACCCGCGAGGCACTCTACCTGATCGCCCAGGCGGTGTGCGGCGACCGGGGCGGCGAGCGGCCGCTGGTGCTGCTGCCCAATCCCTTCTACCAGGTCTATGCCGGGGCGGCGGTGATGGCCGGGGCCCATCCGGTCTTCGTGCCCGGCGCCGAAGGCCCGGCCAGCCAACCCGATTATTCCACCCTGCCGCCCGACCTTTTGGACCGTACGGCCCTGGCCTATCTGTGCAGCCCGGCCAATCCGCAAGGCATGGTGGCCGATGCCGCCCTGTTGGAGCGCCAGGTGCTGACGGCGCGCAAGCACGGCTTCGTGCTGGCCGCCGACGAGTGCTATTCCGAGATCTGGGACAAGGCCCCGCCGCCCGGCGTGCTGGCCACCTGCGCCGCCCTGGGCGAGGGTCTGGCCAATGTCATGATGTTCAATTCGTTGTCGAAACGGTCCAGCGTGCCGGGCCTGCGCTCCGGCGTGGTGGTGGGCGACGAGACGGTGATCCACGCCTTCGCCCGCCTGCGCTCCTATGGCGGGGCGGCGACGCCGCTGCCCATCGCGGCGGCGGCGAGCGCCCTGTGGCGGGACGAGGCGCATGTGGTCGAAAGCAACGATCTCTACCGCGCCAAGCTGGACGCGGCCGAGCGCATCCTGGGCGGCCGCTTCGGCTTCTACCGCCCGGCCGGCGGCTTCTTCCTGTGGCTGGACGTGGGTGACGGCGAGGCGGCGGCGGTCAAGCTGTGGCGCGAGGGCAATATCCGGGTGCTGCCCGGCGCCTATCTCGCCGCCGAGGATTCCGAGGACGGCAATCCCGGCAGCCGCTTCATCCGCGTCGCCCTGGTCCATGATCTGGCCACCACGGAAAGCGCGCTGACCCGTCTGGCCGAGATTCTGGGAGGATAGGGGAAAGATGGCGGCTCCATCGCGCAAGACCATGCCGTCGGGCGGGTTCCTGCCGCGGGGAACCGTGGACTTCCTGCGCCGCCGCCTGACGCAAGCGGGCGGCCTCGCCCTGCTGGCTTTGGGTGCGGCCGGTCTTGCCGCCCTGGGCACCGCCGATTCCCACGACCCCAGCTTCGACACCGCCGCCAGCGGTCCGGTGATCAACGCGCTGGGTCGTCCCGGCGCCTGGTTCGCCGATTTCCTGTTCCAGGCGGTGGGCTGGGGCGGAGCGGTACTGGCGCTCACCTGGGCGGTGTGGGGGTTGCTGGTGCTGGTGCGGGTGAGGTTGCCCGGCCACTGGCTGGTGCGCCTGATGATCCTGCCGCCCACCATGGTGCTGTGGGGCCTGGCCCTGGCGGCGCTGCCCCTGCCCGCATTGCCGTCGCTGCCCGCCGGTCCCGGCGGCGCGCTGGGATTGCTGCTGGTCAAGGGCCTGGGCCTGCTGTTGCCGCCCGAGTTCGCCTGGATCGCCGGTCCCGCCGCCTTGCTGGTCGCCCTGGGAGCCACGGTGTTCGTGCTGGGCCTGACCGGGGCGGAATGGGCCGGGCTGGGGCGCCGGTCGCTGGACATGGCCAGCGCCGCCGGCCAGGCGGCATCCCATTTGCGTGCCCATCCCTTCGCCGAGCCCGAACCCGGCATCCGCCGCGTCGATCCGGTACTGCGCCCGGTGCCGGCCCGCGCCGAGCCCGCCTTCTCGCCGCCGCCTCCCGACGAGGACGAGGATGACGACGATCCCTTCGTGCCGCCGCCGCTGGACGAGGCGGCCGAACCGCCCCGGCCGTCCGGCTCCCTGGTCCAGCCCAAGCGCCCGCCGGTAACCCCGGGCAAGCGCGAGCGCGCCGCCCGCCAGGGAACACTCGATCTGGGCGCGCCGCCGCCCGGCTCGGGCTACCAGCTGCCGCCGCTCACCTTGCTGGCGCCCGCCCCCGACCAGGGCGGGGCGCGCATCAACCAGGACGGCCTGGCCCAGAACGCCCGCCTGCTGGAAGAGGTGCTGTCGGATTTCGGCGTCAACGGCAAGGTGGTGAAGGTCCGCCCCGGCCCGGTGGTGACGCTCTACGAGCTGGAGCCGGCGCCCGGCACCAAGACCAGCCGGGTGATCGGCCTGGCCGACGACATCGCACGCTCCATGAGCGCCCTTAGCGTACGCATCGCCACGGTGCCCGGACGCAGCGTCATCGGCATCGAGCTGCCCAACCAGAAGCGGGAAACCGTATTCCTGCGCGAATTGCTGGCCGCCGAGCAGTTCGAGAAGGCCTCGGCCAAGCTGACCCTGGTGCTGGGCAAGGATATCGGCGGCGCGCCGGTGATGGTCGACCTCGCCCGCATGCCCCACCTGCTGATCGCCGGCACCACCGGCTCGGGCAAGTCGGTGGCCATCAACACC harbors:
- a CDS encoding DUF429 domain-containing protein, whose product is MQSICNCSTNRGYGIDLAGYTVGKTRVAEAFEDDTGQTVIQILSGHVFDRKFGTDVRLSPVADGEREALIAWLNAGRVAVDVPIDLQQLAQIGSKVDHVWELTKRPIDRAYGGMAPLADRIGAPVARFQHLLSGLPGESISASLGIRLFETYPAASLKLIKKVCPSLDLKSGYKPSRARWTGAEWVRADDNKQSASLADMCGAIGLYAVENIEIDDDQFDAALCALAALYASNTHYSCLGEELMRSAPKLTPGLAPDGYVLLKHLPATLLIQHKVRKSDPQTPAEQPPATAREEV
- a CDS encoding helix-turn-helix domain-containing protein, which translates into the protein MDMRKLVGRNVRRARQEKGLTQEQLADASGFTQQYLSELETGRRNPTIVSLYEIASALGISHVELVKPDGNE
- the trxA gene encoding thioredoxin, which encodes MDLIFNSGAQGAAPGGAAQGQPGELIKDATTATFVADVIEMSQKVPVIVDFWATWCGPCKTLGPALEKVVREARGAVRMVKVDVDKNQDLAAQLRIQSVPTVYAFKGGRPVDAFTGAQPESQLKEFVKRLIAGSGAGPTIDDYIAEARQVLDDGDPQTAAGIFNQILQEAPDNASAMAGLLRCLMAVGQNAQAESMLARLAPEMVRHPEIAAVATALELAKSAGGVGEAAELRRRLASDADDHQARYDLALAYYAAGEGAAAVDELLELFRRNRAWNEDAARKQLVKLFEAFGPTHELTVAGRKRLSTLLFS
- a CDS encoding LON peptidase substrate-binding domain-containing protein; the protein is MQADRPLRIDDLPRDLPVFAVSGAILLPKGTAPFMVFEPRYLAMVDDCLGMGRLFALVQPRDDKDKGGTVPGLYDTGCLARITAFGETGDGRYLITATGICRFRLAGEVEGRAGYRRVRTDYVPYAADLDGSDTGPVDRRGLLSIVRAYLGGLGMSADIAQLEKADDADLTVRLAMACPFAPAEKQALLEAASHAERCRLMTTLIQRELLNESGGSSIH
- a CDS encoding Trm112 family protein; translation: MPERVSAFDTKLLEILVAPGTHAPLRYDATAQELIDDKGGLAYPIRDGIPIMLMDEARAIEGDAR
- a CDS encoding gamma-butyrobetaine hydroxylase-like domain-containing protein, with product MTMPAERPWPEEIKVDKAARTLKVAFSDGKTFVLPAELLRVESPSAEVQGHSPDQKQLVSGRMHVGIIGVEPVGNYAVKLVFDDLHDSGIYSWDYLYALGANQDAIWADYLAELEALGLSRDPALSKAPPPKAHGCGGGGGSKSGGCGCG
- the ybaK gene encoding Cys-tRNA(Pro) deacylase, which translates into the protein MSKTTRATQALDKAGIAYEVRLYEYDGNADKVGMQAAEALGADPAMVLKTLMVLADGKPACVVVPSDREVSMKKLAAALGAKSAQMMKPADAERATGYVVGGISPFGQKKTVPTVMEEAALAHPKVFINGGGRGVQVHLSPADALRALRAKSAAVVA
- a CDS encoding UbiH/UbiF/VisC/COQ6 family ubiquinone biosynthesis hydroxylase, giving the protein MSRSSPLRVDVLINGGGPVGALLACALGKAGIRTAVVEAATPEALARPGSDSRAIAIAYTARKVIAAAGAWDGMKDEAGEILEIRVTDDSSPLYLHYDHRDIGDDPLGWIVPNPAIRRELLGALARAPSVSLLAPARLKRLERLAHRVEAELEDGRQIHAALAVAADGRGSMLRNQAGITVTRRDYHESGIVCIMAHDKPHHGIAHERFLPAGPFAILPLAGNRSGIVWTEGNDVAAAICGQDDESFRAELAAKVGGFLGDIRVEGARFHHPLTLQFADRMIDHRLALIGDAAHGMHPIAGQGMNMGIRDVAALAEVIADALRLGLDPGGPDVLERYQRWRRFDTMLMLGLTDGLDRLFSNDIEPLKHLRRLGLAGVHQLGHTKRFFMRHAMGLVGDLPRLMKGEAL
- a CDS encoding P-II family nitrogen regulator, translating into MKLIMAIIKPFKLDEVREALTPLGVQGLTVSEVKGFGRQKGQTEIYRGAEYVVNFLPKVKIEVAVNDDLVDRVVEAIQTAARTGKIGDGKVFVTEIQQAYRIRTGESNAEAL
- a CDS encoding ammonium transporter: MSNRLKSVLLGVGPALGLTLLASVAGAEEAAAPAAAAVAAAPTAVDTGNTAWMLTSTALVLLMTIPGLALFYAGMVRKKNLLGTMMQSFAITCVVTLLWVIVGYSLAFTGTSPFIGGMERFLLDGLEKGSLALPNAIPESVFMMFQMTFAIITPALITGAFADRMKFSSMLVFMSVWLLVVYAPICHWVWMMDEKGTATGFLGAMGVLDFAGGTVVHINAGIAGLVACLVIGPRKGYGTDNMAPHNLSLSIIGAALLWVGWFGFNAGSAVAADGRAGMAMAVTQVGAAAAAVSWMFAEWLLRKKPSALGIISGAVAGLVAITPAAGFVDVKGAIVIGLVAGVVCYWGATGLKHALKYDDSLDAFGVHGIGGITGAILTGVFAVEKIGGTAGLLEGNAGQVMTQVYGVLITGVYTAIVSFILLKAIDLVMGLRVTAEEEREGLDIALHGETVH
- a CDS encoding aminotransferase class I/II-fold pyridoxal phosphate-dependent enzyme, whose protein sequence is MTIAPHLDARLDGLPDYPFARLAKLLGAPAKPDSIVMSIGEPQHKPPAMVAEVLAANAGLWGKYPPANGPAELRRAVVDWAGRRYGLPEGLIDPEKAVLPVAGTREALYLIAQAVCGDRGGERPLVLLPNPFYQVYAGAAVMAGAHPVFVPGAEGPASQPDYSTLPPDLLDRTALAYLCSPANPQGMVADAALLERQVLTARKHGFVLAADECYSEIWDKAPPPGVLATCAALGEGLANVMMFNSLSKRSSVPGLRSGVVVGDETVIHAFARLRSYGGAATPLPIAAAASALWRDEAHVVESNDLYRAKLDAAERILGGRFGFYRPAGGFFLWLDVGDGEAAAVKLWREGNIRVLPGAYLAAEDSEDGNPGSRFIRVALVHDLATTESALTRLAEILGG
- a CDS encoding FtsK/SpoIIIE family DNA translocase, with amino-acid sequence MAAPSRKTMPSGGFLPRGTVDFLRRRLTQAGGLALLALGAAGLAALGTADSHDPSFDTAASGPVINALGRPGAWFADFLFQAVGWGGAVLALTWAVWGLLVLVRVRLPGHWLVRLMILPPTMVLWGLALAALPLPALPSLPAGPGGALGLLLVKGLGLLLPPEFAWIAGPAALLVALGATVFVLGLTGAEWAGLGRRSLDMASAAGQAASHLRAHPFAEPEPGIRRVDPVLRPVPARAEPAFSPPPPDEDEDDDDPFVPPPLDEAAEPPRPSGSLVQPKRPPVTPGKRERAARQGTLDLGAPPPGSGYQLPPLTLLAPAPDQGGARINQDGLAQNARLLEEVLSDFGVNGKVVKVRPGPVVTLYELEPAPGTKTSRVIGLADDIARSMSALSVRIATVPGRSVIGIELPNQKRETVFLRELLAAEQFEKASAKLTLVLGKDIGGAPVMVDLARMPHLLIAGTTGSGKSVAINTMILSLLYRLTPEECRIIMIDPKMLELSVYDGIPHLLAPVVTEPGKAVVALKWAVREMEDRYRAMSQLGVRNIAGYNHRLAEARDRGEVLTRTVQTGFDPETGKPLYEEQTLALEPLPFIVVIVDEMADLMLVAGKDIEAAVQRLAQMARAAGIHILMATQRPSVDVITGTIKANFPTRISFQVTSKIDSRTILGEQGAEQLLGQGDMLYMASGGRVTRVHGPFVSDDEVEKVVEHLRSQGEPSYVEAVTEEEQGEFGMGGGEGGGGSGDELYDQAVALVCREGKASTSFVQRHLQIGYNRAARLIERMESEGVVGKPNHVGKREVLARTGVEY